One window from the genome of Mauremys mutica isolate MM-2020 ecotype Southern chromosome 4, ASM2049712v1, whole genome shotgun sequence encodes:
- the VRTN gene encoding vertnin — protein MIQRHQLVQSVLQELQEATECFGLEGLTSAALEAERTLSSFSLPSYCGRQFQEELEVDRVARSLYPEDAPSNMLPLVCKGEGNHLFEAASVLLWGNPSLSLELQVRTVVEMLLHKHYYLNGMIDSKVMLQAARYSLCTEESPEMTSLPLAILEAIFDADIKATCFPGTFANMWHVYALASVLQCNIYSIYPMSNLKIRPYFNRLIRPRKCGPQTSTLHIMWSGQQLSSQVFKAQYFVAVVGLEELEPTTPSPEPPVQPVQTLELLKSDPRLTYFNLCDRYSITKSTFYRWKRQSREHRQKAATRFAAKHFLQSCFQEGNVIPLQHFRQMFPEISRSTYYAWKHEMQSMVNGGDTSAPAESMVPQEPHGDHQKKPHPDRDDAAKSEGGLRPKIPPLEPNQAGIFMQGAKSYLEKCISMNTLVPYRCFKRSFPGISRSTYYNWRRKAIKGNPNFKPPQPPSVSQKPLVKGKAYLPFKPGNLPGRKRLNGHRPEPRSLLQLKPSLYNWRKQLRDMAKRHVQQWRLPFCKFRLRYPGFSSTAYWFWKRSSQQMNKHPLWTSSSQQLSQVISEAPGKAEPAIKPQSQMEVAPRHLDKQASVTPYNATISGYAMSERANSRMFVMDVIATAQFKAQAKLFLQQRFESKTFPTYKEFSAHFPLTARSTYYMWKRALHDGLTLVDA, from the coding sequence ATGATCCAGCGGCACCAGCTAGTGCAGTCTGTactgcaggagctgcaggaggccacCGAATGCTTTGGGCTAGAGGGACTAACAAGCGCAGCCCTGGAGGCTGAGAGGACCTTGTCCTCTTTCTCCCTACCCAGCTACTGCGGGAGGCAGTTCCAGGAAGAGTTGGAAGTTGACCGGGTGGCAAGAAGCCTGTATCCGGAGGATGCCCCCAGCAACATGCTGCCTCTGGTCTGCAAGGGGGAGGGGAACCACCTGTTTGAGGCAGCCAGTGTGCTGCTGTGGGGGAATCCTAGCCTGAGTCTGGAGCTGCAGGTGCGCACAGTTGTGGAGATGCTGCTGCACAAACATTACTACCTGAACGGCATGATTGACTCCAAGGTGATGCTGCAGGCTGCCCGCTACTCCCTCTGCACTGAGGAGTCCCCCGAGATGACCAGCCTGCCTCTGGCCATCCTCGAGGCCATTTTTGATGCTGACATCAAGGCCACTTGTTTCCCTGGTACCTTTGCCAACATGTGGCATGTCTACGCCCTGGCCTCGGTGCTGCAGTGTAACATCTACTCCATCTACCCTATGAGCAACTTGAAGATCCGGCCATACTTCAACCGCCTCATCCGGCCCAGGAAGTGTGGCCCACAGACCTCCACGCTCCACATCATGTGGTCAGGGCAGCAGCTCTCCTCACAGGTCTTCAAAGCACAATACTTCGTGGCTGTGGTAGGCCTGGAAGAGCTGGAACCCACAACCCCTTCTCCAGAGCCTCCAGTCCAGCCAGTCCAGACTCTGGAGCTGCTGAAGAGTGACCCCCGGCTGACCTACTTTAACCTGTGTGACCGCTACAGCATCACCAAGAGCACCTTCTACCGCTGGAAGCGCCAGTCCCGGGAGCACAGGCAGAaagcagccaccaggtttgcAGCCAAACATTTCCTGCAGTCTTGCTTCCAAGAGGGCAATGTGATCCCTCTTCAGCACTTCCGACAAATGTTCCCAGAAATCTCCCGCTCCACTTACTACGCTTGGAAGCACGAAATGCAGAGCATGGTCAATGGTGGCGATACCTCTGCTCCAGCTGAGTCCATGGTGCCACAGGAGCCTCATGGAGACCATCAAAAAAAGCCCCACCCAGACAGGGATGATGCAGCAAAGTCAGAGGGGGGCCTAAGGCCGAagatccctcccctggagcccaaccAAGCAGGAATCTTCATGCAAGGAGCCAAGTCATACCTAGAGAAATGCATCTCCATGAACACTCTGGTGCCCTACAGGTGCTTCAAGCGCAGCTTCCCTGGTATCTCCAGGTCCACCTACTACAACTGGCGGAGAAAAGCCATTAAGGGGAACCCCAACTTCAAACCCCCTCAGCCTCCCTCAGTCAGCCAGAAGCCCCTAGTGAAAGGGAAGGCATACCTGCCATTCAAGCCTGGAAATCTGCCTGGCAGGAAAAGGCTGAATGGACACCGGCCAGAGCCCAGAAGTCTCCTCCAGCTCAAACCCTCTCTCTATaactggagaaagcagcttcGAGACATGGCCAAGAGGCATGTCCAGCAGTGGCGGCTGCCATTCTGCAAGTTCCGCCTGCGCTACCCAGGCTTCTCTTCCACAGCCTATTGGTTCTGGAAGAGAAGCAGCCAGCAGATGAACAAGCATCCTCTCTGGACCAGCTCATCCCAACAGCTGAGTCAGGTCATCTCCGAGGCTCCTGGAAAAGCAGAGCCTGCGATCAAACCACAGTCACAAATGGAAGTAGCTCCCAGGCATCTAGACAAGCAGGCATCAGTCACTCCCTACAATGCCACAATCTCAGGTTATGCCATGTCAGAAAGAGCCAACAGCCGGATGTTCGTGATGGATGTGATTGCCACTGCCCAGTTCAAAGCTCAGGCCAAACTGTtcctgcagcagcgctttgaatCGAAAACCTTCCCGACCTACAAGGAGTTCAGTGCCCACTTCCCCCTCACGGCACGCTCCACCTACTACATGTGGAAGCGCGCGCTGCATGATGGACTGACGCTAGTGGATGCCTGA